In Lolium perenne isolate Kyuss_39 chromosome 5, Kyuss_2.0, whole genome shotgun sequence, the sequence GGGTGAACAAGTGGATGAAGAGATCGAATTGGAGACACCCCCAGTTCGTGCCACCCATGCTGCGAGGCTGCCCCCTTCGGCACCTGCTCCGACCCCGACGGTGTGTCGCTTTGCTTCGCCCCCCGTGGTATTCAGCAGAGCACGACAGCCGCCGATCCCTCGTCAGCAGGCTGGCTTAGCGAGGCCTAGGACTCTTGGGGAGTTTCTCACAGCCGCGAAGTCGCGCTCGGATGCTCTCTTGCAGACCCCAGCTGTCCGACGTAGGCTTGTGGAACTCAACTTCCAACCTCGTCGCAGCTCGAGGATTGCGGGGCAGCCTGGTGGTCTAAATGCAGAGATGAAGGCGGTTCGGAACCTGATGCGCAAGCTTGGTCTTCTCCAAGGTGATGAGGCGCCGTCGGAGGCTGCCCTAGAGGCGTACCACAAGATGTATGAGCTACCCCTGACGGACGACATGATCGAGGCAATCGCAGAGTTCTACGGGTGGTCGCTCTCGACGATCAGAGGCTGCTCCCCACCATCGCTGGGGATGACGGGTGGTCGCCTCATTGAGGCTTGACCCCCTCGGGTGTTCCATGGGTGTTCATTGTGTTGCAATGGTTTACGAACCTAAGGTGTTGGTGGCCAATGTGCGAGGCCTCAATGATCGCGCAAGACGTTCCGCTGTTAGGAGTGTAGTGTGTACAACGGGTGCGACCATCGTGTGTCTCCAGGAGACAAAACTATCTCATGTAACTCATGCTATCGTAATGGAAGCGCTGGGCGCGGATTTCGATGGTTATTTCTGCTTGTCGGCGTCGGACACCAGGGGAGGGATCCTTGTGGCATGGGCTAGTCGGGTGGTGCAGCTCGACAGCGCCCACTATGGCAGCAACAGTGTCACAGCCAGGGTCTCCCCGGTGGGGGGTGGCACTGGGTGGTGGCTTACTTGTGTTTACGGTCCACAGGCTGAGGCTGACAAGGTCGCCTTTCTGGCTGAGCTACGAGATGTCCGCGGAGGTCATCCCGGGCCTTGGGCCCTCTGCGGGGACTTCAACTTGATCTATCGGGATGAGGACAAAAACAATGGGAACCTCAACCGTAGGATGATGGGCAGATTTCGGCGCTTCCTGAATGACTGCGAACTCAAAGAGATCTACCTGCACGGACGATGTTACACCTGGTCCAACGAGAGGGAGACGCCTACCCTCGTCCGGCTTGATCGGGTGTTCGTCACGGTTGACTGGGAGGAGCTCCATTCCAGCTGCATGTTGCGCTGTTTGGCTACGGTGGTGGCTGACCACTGCCCACTCCTTCTAGACTGCACCACCAAGTCCACAGGGCGTAAGCGCTTCCAGTTTGAGCGCTTTTGGTTGAAGCTCGATGGGTTTGACGAGGCTGTGCGGGGCGCCTGGGATGTTATCGAAGGGGACCCAGATCCCTTTCGGCGGCTCACCGCCAAGCTAAAGCGCACAGCACGTTGCCTGCTGAGCTTGAGTGACAAGAAGGTAGGGTGTGTCAAACTGCAGCTGATGATAGCGCGGGAGGTGGTGTTGAGGCTGGATGCTGCCATGGAATCACGACGCTTGTCTCCGGATGAACGTCGACTCAGGGCTCACCTCAAGCACGCTTACATGGGTTTGGCTTCCCTGGAGCGCACCATGGCTCGACAACGGGCCAAGATTGCCTGGCTCAAGGAGGGGGATGCCAACACGGCCTTCTTCCACCAACATGCGGCGTACAGGCGCCAGAAGAATGTGATCCACAGCCTGCAGGTTGGAGGCGCGGTCATCTCTGACCATGCGGCCATGGCTGAGGCGGCTTTCTCGCACTTTGAGAGCCTTCTGGGCACCTCGGTCGACAGGCTACACTCGCTGGATTTAGATTTCTTGGGCACCCACCCGGAGGACCTATCTGAGCTCGAGGTAGCATTCACCGAGGACGAGGTTTGGGAGGTGGTTCGGCGACTGCCGGCAGGCAAGGCGCCAGGACCGGACGGCTTCACGGCTGAGTTCCTGCAGAAATGCTGGAGCGTGGTCAAGGGTGATTTCATggctgcctttgacaagatgtacACGATGTGCGGGCGCGGGTTCCAGGGGCTTAACCAAGCCCTACTAACCCTGCTGCCTAAGCGCCCTGATGCGGCAGCTTTGGGTGACTACCGACCGATCAGCCTTATCCACATCTTCGCCAAGCTGGTGGCGAAGACGTTGGCTACCCGTCTAGCCCCCCGGATGGAATCGATGGTGGATCGCAACCAATGCGCGTTTATCCGCAGACGTTGCATCCATGACAATTTTATGTTGGTCCAGCAGACAGCTAGATTCCTCCATCGGGAAAAGCAGCCGAGGGTGATGCTCAAGCTGGATATAGCTCGCGCCTTCGACTCTGTTTCGTGGGGTTTCCTTCTGGAGATCCTACGCAAACTCGGGTTCGGCCCAAGGTTTCGTGAGCTGGTTTCCATCCTGCTATCCACGTCGAGTTCTAGGGTGTTGCTCAATGGCGAGCCAGGCCCCCCCATCTGGCATCGGAGGGGCCTGAGACAGGGAGATCCCCTGTCGCCATCGCTGTTTGTTCTGGTGATGAACTCGCTCAACAAGATCTTGGCAAAGGCCGTTGAGTTTGGGATCTTAAGGCGTCTTGCGAGACGAGACTTGATGACTTCGGTCTCCTTCTATGCGGACGATGTGGTGATATTCTGTCACCCAGATGAGACGGAGCTGCGAGCTGTTCGTGGTATCCTAGAGCTCTTTGGGGTGGCCTCAGGGTTGCATACCAACTTCGCCAAATGTTCGGTATCCCCGATCGGGTGCTCAGATGAGGAGGCTGCTGGCGCTGCTGAGCGCATGGGATGTCAGCTAGCGCCATTCCCGGTGAAGTACCTCGGCATACCACTGTCTACCAGGAGGTTGACGGCTGCCTCATTCCAGCCTTTGGTAGACCGGCTTGCCGACAAGCTTCCCACTTGGAGGGCGGCTATGATGCCGAGGGCGGGACGCCTGACGCTTATTCGCTCGGTCCTCGCAGCGATCCCGCTGCACCAGCTGATGGTGTTAGGGGTCAAAAAAACCGCTCTAAAGCAGGTCAACAAAATCCTGAGGGGCTTCCTCTGGGCCGGAAGAGCTGACGCCAATGGCGGGCACTGCCATGTCAATTGGGCACGGGTCTGTCGGCCTCTGAGGCTTGGGGGCCTCGGGATTCCGGACCTGGCTCGCACTGCTATCAGCCTAAGGGTGAGATGGATATGGAGGATGCATACCGACCCCCTGCGACCTTGGCGCGGGCTGGACATGAACTTCTCGAAGATGGAGCTGGATGCCTTCGCGGTCTCCACCACCATGGTGATCGGGAACGGGGAATCCGCCCTATTCTGGGAGGACAGATGGCTGGACGGCAAAGCCATGAAGGAGGTGGCGCCTGAGGTATACGCGTTGGTACCGAAGCGCCGGAGAAAGGCGCGTACGGTCCGCCAAGCTCTGTTGGACCGCACTTGGATCACTGATATAGTAGGGGCACCGAGCGCTCTGGCACTATGGCAGTACGTGCAGCTGTGGAGCCGGCTCAGGGATACCCAACTTTCGGTGGATCCGGACAGGATGGTTTGGCGTTGGACGACGGATGGCCAGTACTCCTCCAGTTCTTGCTATGAGGCCCTCTTTCAAGGGGCGATAATTGCAAGCTTCTGGAAGCTCAACTGGAAATCCTGGGCGCCGCCAAGGGTGAAATTCTTCCTGTGGTTGGCATGTCTTGACAGATGTTGGACGAGGGAGAGGCTGGCCAGACGGGGGTTGCCGCATACCCCCAACTGCCCGCTCTGTGACCAGTCCACGGAGACCATGCGCCATCTTCTCACAGGCTGCTCGTTCTCTAGGATGGTTTGGTTTGAGGTGCTGTCGTGGATCAGATCCACTTCAGGTCCTCCCACGGCTGAGGGCGACTTCGCTGAGTGGTGGTCCTTGGTGGTGCGGACCGCCCCTCGCCAGTTGCGCAAAGGCACTTCGTCGGTTATCATGCTTACGGCATGGTGGATATGGAAGCATCGAAACGCGGCAGTCTTCGACAACGCGCGGCCTTCGGTGACGACCCTTTTCAACGACATTGTGGCGGAGGCGCGGCAATGGGCGGACGCGGGAGCCCGGGGTGTGCGCCTTCTGCTTCCCTAGACTAGGTTTTTCCTTTTCTTGGGTCGAGTTATACGGCGTGGTGTTCGTCCGGTCTCGGACTTGTACATATAACCTtcttttctatcaatgcatcgaaacgcaagtcTTTTGCGTTTTCGCAAAAAAAGGCCATCTGCACCTAAGCGCATAGAATAAAAATCAACTGCAAGGAATAAGTCTTGCTGGTGGCTACAATGCACACATTAGTGAGTACGCAGCTTAAGATAATTCATCAATTAGGCAACACAACACAGTGTCACACACACATGTGGGTTAGGCATAGCCTGGAACTTGCAGTATAAGAACAGAACTTTAGTCAGCAGCATCCTTTTACTTCAGAAGCAAAATAATCGATCAGCTAATTCATTCTTGCTGTCTAAGCTACCAGGTTTTTTTTATTAACTGTAAGTTTGTTATTCCAGAGGGAAGTCTCAAGTCTCAATCTATGAATCAAGGACAGCAAGCTGTGTCCTTtccgtttcagaaacaatttaatCTAAATGCACAAATCAATAAGCCAACTGAGTAACGTCTGGTTCTGTGGTTGTGTTTTTTATGCTTATCCTGTTTTCAGTTGTGGGGAGATCTTTGAACTTTCAGTGGTAATgcaacacacaaaaaaaaaaagcaagtcAAGGTCTCCTGGTTAATGCTGATCTCAGCTAAGCTAGTTCAGTAATGAATGTGGAAATCAATAGTTAATCCATATATAATAATATCCAGTCaatcagcattagaccagaaacttTATGAGATGGAATAACTGAGGTACATGCGCAACACATGCTCCAAATTTAATTCTTACTAGACCATCTGAGGACTGTCCAGTGCCTGTTTGGACTAATATAATATGGTCTGGAACCAGGCCTGATACTCAGCATGCATATTCGACTTCTAAACTGATTGAAATCAGGCTCACACTTTGGAGCATGCGTGTAAGCAGCCCATTTTTCAGGCCAGGAGGTCTCACCATCGAACCTTCAGGGCTTTGTTCATGGATCCTGTGAACTGCGAATAAAGACAAACATACTGAAAGGACAAAATATTCCTGGATTACAGACTAGTTATGAACTTCATACTGTTGCTGGCTAAGCTAATGCCTACTTTTCAAGCTGACTGACTAGTGCTTCCATCTGGTTTGTTATTGCAGAAGAAAGTTTCAAACTACACAGTATCTGACCAAGCAGATATGGCATGCATTCACATGTTGGAATGCAAACTTTTATTTTTTTTATGTGGGAGCATAAATTATGAGCTATACTTTGGCTAGCATGTGAACAGATCTATAAGCTACTGAAGACTTTTCCAGATtataagtgaattattcagagaaacctGTAAGAGAACTAATAAAAATATCCTGTACCTAGTGATATTCAACTTTGAACACTAAAACAATACAAGCTGATGGAAATTTCTCCATATTATAAGCAACTACTAAGGTATTACTTTATTTCAATTTCCGAGAAACTTCTGGGTAATCGATACAAATGATTATGCAAACTAGTCAATTTTTGTTTCGTATTATATGCAATGCGTTTTCCAACTATGAACACATAAACAATACAAAATTCATCTAAGTCTCCCAGTCAACGCTGATCTCATCCACGAAACAGGTAATAAAAATTTATGAAAGTCAACTGTAAATAACCAAATAATATATATGATGCATCAATATCAGCCTTTTTTAGATCAACATCAGTATCAGCCTTTATCATCTGCAATAGAGGAACTTGAGATAGCATTGGCCTTCAGTTACCAAGTTAGAAAGACAGCTCCATAGGAAGTAGCTACCAAAGTATCCAACCATGAAAGAAGCACCAATTCTGATGATTCTCATCACCTTCCAAGTGGCGGCACTATCTGCAACCTCTTCCGGGCTCTGCATATCGTTGCCAGGATGTCCTGACAAGTGTGGCGACGTGTCAATCCGCTACCCCTTTGGCATCGGCAATGGCTGCGCTGCAGCTAGCATGAACAGATACTTCATCGTCGACTGTAACAGCACCTTCCACCCCCCAAGACCAATGGTCGGTGACCCTCCAGCGACAGCAGAGATCATGGACATATCCCTGGAGCACGCTGAGATGCGTGTTTACGGACCCATCAGCTACAACTGCTTCACGTCGAACACCACAGTGATGGACAACAACACCGGTGGCTTTGACCTGGTAGATACGCCGTTCATCCCCTCAACCACCCGCAACCGCTTCACGGTCATCGGCTGCAACACCATGGGGATCATTGGTGGCTATACACACAGCAACCCCGACCTGTACGTGGCCGGCTGCTACTCCTACTGTCAGGGCATCAACAGCACATCCAATGTTGCCCCATGCACTGGGAAGGGCTGCTGCGAAACCACAATCACCCCAAACCTCACCGACTACGCAGCGCTCTTAATCATCAACCAGAGCAGTGTATGGACATTCAACCCATGCTTCTACGCTATGCTTGCAGAGGTTGGATGGTACAGCTTCAGGCAGCAGGACCTTGTCGGGCGTCTTGGGTTCATCAAGGAGAGAGCCAAGAGAGGTGTGCCACTTGTCGCTGACTGGGCCATCAGAAATGGCTCCTGCCCAAAGGATGGAGCGAAGGCACCATTTGGATATGCATGTGTCAGTTCAAATAGCTATTGTGTGGATGCAATCAACGGCCCAGGGTACATGTGCAACTGTTCTGAAGGATACGAGGGCAATCCTTATCTCCCCAGAGGCTGTCAAGGTGAATAATGTACTCGTAAAGAATTTTTATTGATTTTGGAAATCATGATAAGCGACTGTCTGAAGAAACAACTCTATCCAACACATAAACTTCAACATTGCAAGCATAATTCAGTAGATTTTCATTCCTTATTAAATTTTTAGTTGGATTCATAGTATATCTTACATTTTGGCTTACTTAAGGTTTCCTGGTACTTCATATTAAATTTGAAATTATGTTCAGACATAGATGAGTGCAAGCTGCATAAGCAAAACCCCAATTATGAAGAATTATATCCATGCAAAAATGGGGTATGCCGCAACATACCAGGAGACTATGTGTGCAAATGCGGGATAGGAAAAAGATCAGATGGCAAAAATTCTGGATGTCGACCTGTGCTGACCCAAGCTGAACAGGTGGTGATAGGTAAGGATGATACCCGATAACATAGTATTTCCAGGCTTTTAATTGAGTTGAAATATCTCAAAAATCATGCTGCAGGTCTCAGTGTTTCTTCAGCTGTGGTGATAGCACTGATATGCATGTTGGCCATGAGATTTCAAAGAAGAAAGTACAGGAAGGAGAAGGATGCGTATTTTAGAAAAAATGGAGGTTTGAAATTATATGATGAAATGAGGTCAAGGCAAGTGGACACCATTCATATACTTACAGAGAAAGAGGTAAAGAAAGCCACAGAAAACTACAGCAATGATCGAGTTATTGGCTATGGTGGTCAAGGAATGGTTTATAGAGGAACTTTAGATCATGACAAAGAAGTTGCCATAAAGAAGTCCAAAGTAATCAACGACAAGTTGCCATAAAGAAGTCCAAAGGAATGGTTTGAGTAGGCAATGTTGGGCAAAAATTAACATCATGATCAATGACAGCCTTGAATTCCCCCAGATGATTACAGCAGCTAGATGTAACTTTGGAAAACCTTTCTTCTTTGAAGTTTTTGCCACAGTTTGCTGGAATATTTGGAAGTGCAGGAATGGTCTTATCTTTGATAATGAAACACCTTCTGTTAGAGCTTGGACCTTTTCTTTCAAGAGGGACCTCTTCCTCCTTTCTTACAGAATGAAGGATGATCTCAAATCCTCCCTTTTAGCCTGGCTAGACGATCTGTAGTTCCTTTGGGCTATGCCCTGGGCTAAGCCCTTTTGTACATTCTTTACCTCTATCTTGTACATATATTTCTTTAATATATAAAATTTACTGTCGGGGCCTCCCCTACAGTTTTCAGCTCAAAAAAGATGTTTCAGCAGAAGAAGCTCCGTGATATATTGGACGCTGATATAATAGAAGATGCGGTTATGTTGGTGCTCGAGAAACTAGCTGAACTTGCCATGCATTGTTTGAACCCAATAGGAGATGAGAGACCAACAATGAAAGAAGTAGCAGAGCGCTTACAGATGTTGAGCAGAATGCAGATGCAGCAAGTTACCACACCAAATCCTATCAGGATGCATTACACTTATGGAGAATTGTCAATGTCTATACCGTCTGGCGGGATGAAATACCAGAGCAGCGACACAGCCAAATTGGTCTTAGATGTAGATCGTCTATGATGATTATTATTTACATCTCTCTTTGCCTGCAGATGTAATAGTGAGCATAGTTTCTTGTAAAATTGTAAAACATCTTTCAAGATCACTATATTATCCTTTTACGCATATATGTTAGTTCATGGTCTCTAAGACAACTCTGTATGTGTGTGCACATAGTTGGTTGATATTCATCGGTTATGCCTTTATATACAACACAATGCACGTTTCTAGTGGAGTACAATTTCTTCAAAATCTATCAGCTTTATTTTATGGTTCAAATTAAAAATTACTAGTACATGTTGAGATCTACTTATTCACATTTATGATGTCTGACTTCGCATTACACATCCAATTAGCAGGGTTACGGGTTACCatattagagcatgtctaacaggccccgtattttttccctcttaaaacgcgagtagagggccctgtattcacttttcgcCGGCCGAAAACTCGTCCGAGGAGTTTTCgacccctcaaaacagggttttttttttgacaaattggatattagaaccaacacaacattcacataaaataaatgttttacatcacacaataatcgtcataattattacaataatgtttttcggaaatgtcaacaaatgttctaatggaagaattaaacaaataacaaatatttcacacatacaacaataggaaatgaatgtttcacacatacaacaataggaaatgaatgtaataactcattggccatgcaactgccaatggtgatcaatcagatcttgggtgagctggtgatgagtctcggcattttcaatgcctcgatgagctgcaagaaaagcttcaatccgatcagggttcctctcgggctgcactcgggtgccaacattgtcatagaaacatggcaagttcaaacctctttcatcttcaatgatcatgttgtgaagaatcacacaacatgtcatgataTCAACAAGAGTTTCCTTGTCCCAAAACCTTGCAGGACCCCGGGCAATTGCAAACTTTGCTTGCAAGacaccaaaagctctctcaatATCCTTGTGGCATGCCTCTTGATTTTTGGTGAAGCAAGCTTCTTTTCTTGTCAAAGCCTtgtcctttttctcttttatggACTTGACAAGGGTTGCATAGTTAAGGTAAATACCATCTGTGAGATAGTACCCCATGGTGTACTCATTATTCATAACTTTGTTGGTGCTTCACCCTTAACTAGTCTTCCAAACAAAGGGGATCTATTCAAGATGTTGATGTCGTTGAGTGTCCTCGGCAGTCCAAAAAaagcatgccaaatccataagtCTTGAATGGCCACAACTTCAAGAACAATGGTAGCATCACGGCTTTTCCCACAATACATTCCATGCCATGCTTTTGGACAatttttccatgtccaatgcatgcaatccaaactaccaagcatccccggccaccccctcttttcattgatctccatgagcctttttgtatctTCCTCATTTGGAGCTCGGAGATACGTCTCTCCATACAACTTGATCACCATCTTGGCAAACATACACACGCAATCCGTGGTTGTTTGTACACCAATGCGAAGGTACTCATCGGTATAATCTGCCGGTATCCCGTATGCAATCACCCTCATTGCGACAGAtattttttgatatgggctaAATCCCATGACATGGGCAGCATTTCTTCTTTGGTTGAAATAATCGCAATTAGCCTCGCAATCTCTGACTATTCTCTCGAACAAAGTCCTACGCATTCGGTATCTTCTACGGAAAAGGCGGGGAGGATAGGTCGGTACCTCGGCAAAATAATCTTGCATTAGTTGTTCGTGGCCGAGTGCGCGGTTCCGCGGAATGCACATACGCCCCATCACGGATCCTTTCCGCTGATCCAGCAGCTTGGCGCGGTCCTCCATGTGCTTCATGCCGAACAAGAGCAGCATCATCTCCGTCTCGTCGTCG encodes:
- the LOC139831458 gene encoding wall-associated receptor kinase 2-like, whose translation is MKEAPILMILITFQVAALSATSSGLCISLPGCPDKCGDVSIRYPFGIGNGCAAASMNRYFIVDCNSTFHPPRPMVGDPPATAEIMDISLEHAEMRVYGPISYNCFTSNTTVMDNNTGGFDLVDTPFIPSTTRNRFTVIGCNTMGIIGGYTHSNPDLYVAGCYSYCQGINSTSNVAPCTGKGCCETTITPNLTDYAALLIINQSSVWTFNPCFYAMLAEVGWYSFRQQDLVGRLGFIKERAKRGVPLVADWAIRNGSCPKDGAKAPFGYACVSSNSYCVDAINGPGYMCNCSEGYEGNPYLPRGCQDIDECKLHKQNPNYEELYPCKNGVCRNIPGDYVCKCGIGKRSDGKNSGCRPVLTQAEQVVIGLSVSSAVVIALICMLAMRFQRRKYRKEKDAYFRKNGGLKLYDEMRSRQVDTIHILTEKEVKKATENYSNDRVIGYGGQGMVYRGTLDHDKEVAIKKSKVINDKLP